A genome region from Eurosta solidaginis isolate ZX-2024a chromosome 2, ASM4086904v1, whole genome shotgun sequence includes the following:
- the Fnta gene encoding protein farnesyltransferase/geranylgeranyltransferase type-1 subunit alpha — translation MSDSDSDDWGDEWLPYSERIEWSDVQPIPQDDGEHPVVAIAYSPRFREVFDYFRAVLARKEKSQRVLELTADALRLNPANYTVWQYRRDVLRALDSDLYDELEYLGNVIRDNAKNYQVWHHRRVIVEMLNDPTKELELTSIALQRDNKNYHAWQHRQWAIKTFDLFEDELTFVDRLIAEDIRNNSAWNQRFFVLKHFGFTPEVVQREIQYTMNRIRVVKNNESAWNYLGGILRYGGDEAVNQRADVLAFCEELYTSGVRSPYLMAFLIDLYKEQCLEQANTNESEALARKVYGLCSDMSKKHDVIRRKYWQHVADNLKSKLSEK, via the exons ATGAGCGACAGCGATAGCGATGATTGGGGTGACGAGTGGTTACCATACAGCGAACGTATTGAATGGAGCGATGTCCAGCCCATACCCCAAGATGACGGTGAACATCCAGTGGTTGCTATAGCTTACAGTCCTAGGT TTCGTGAAGTATTTGATTACTTTCGAGCGGTGCTCGCCCGTAAGGAAAAATCGCAAAGAGTACTGGAACTAACAGCAGACGCCTTACGTTTAAATCCAGCAAATTATACAGTGTGGCAGTATCGACGCGATGTACTGCGTGCGTTAGATAGTGATCTGTATGATGAACTAGAATATTTGGGAAATGTTATCAGGGACAATGCCAAGAACTATCAAGTTTGGCACCATAGGCGAGTTATTGTAGAAATGCTAAATGATCCAACCAAAGAGTTGGAGTTAACAAGTATTGCTTTGCAGCGTGATAATAAAAACTATCATGCTTGGCAACATAGGCAATGGGCCATTAAAACCTTTGA cttgTTCGAAGACGAGTTAACTTTTGTGGATCGTCTGATTGCTGAAGATATACGCAATAATTCGGCATGGAATCAACGCTTTTTTGTACTTAAGCATTTTGGCTTTACACCAGAAGTCGTGCAACGCGAAATTCAATATACAATGAACCGTATACGTGTTGTAAAAAATAACGAAAGCGCCTGGAATTATTTAGGTGGTATATTAAGATATGGTGGCGATGAGGCTGTCAACCAACGAGCGGATGTGTTGGCTTTTTGTGAAGAATTGTACACTAGTGGAGTGCGTTCACCATATTTAATGGCCTTCCTTATCGATTTGTATAAAGAGCAATGTTTAGAACAAGCTAATACAAATGAATCTGAAGCACTAGCACGAAAAGTGTATGGCCTTTGTAGTGATATGTCCAAAAAGCATGATGTCATTCGACGCAAATATTGGCAGCATGTTGCAgataatttaaaatcaaaattatctGAAAAGTAG
- the Ir25a gene encoding ionotropic receptor 25a produces the protein MNKIFSHDLNKMQRKFCKSFNFIFFILKLLLFAHLSAGQTNQNINVFFINDADNEPAAKAISVVSTYLKKNPSYGISIQIDQVEANKTDAKTLLESICSKYAESIDRKQPPHIVFDTTRTGISSETVKSFTQALGLPTVSASYGQEGDLRQWRDMDENKQKYLLQVMPPADLIPEVVRSIVRKMNITNAAILYDDTFVMDHKYKSLLQNIQTRHVITGIAKEGKSEREEQIEKLRNLDINNFFILGNLLSIRLVLESVKPAYFERNFAWHAITQSEGEVSSQRDNATIMFLKPMSYAQNRDRFGRLKTTFNLNEEPQIMSAFYFDLALRTVLSIKEMLQAGAWPKNMEYIGCDEFQGTNTPERNIDLRTAFTMVQEPTSYGTFELVTQPGKPFNGYSYMKFEMDINVLLIRGGNSVNTKSIGTWTAGLDSPLVVKDEEIMKNLTADTVYRIFTVVQAPFIIKDENAPKGYKGYCIDLINEIAQIVHFDYTIQEVEDGKFGNMDEKGEWNGIVKKLMDKQADIGLGSMHVMAEREIVIDFTVPYYDLVGITIMMQRPQVASSLFKFLTVLETNVWLCILAAYFFTSFLMWVFDRWSPYSYQNNREKYKDDDEKREFNLKECLWFCMTSLTPQGGGEAPKNLSGRLVAATWWLFGFIIIASYTANLAAFLTVSRLDTPVESLDDLSKQYKILYAPLNGSSAMTYFQRMADIEQRFYEIWKDLSLNDSLSPLERSKLAVWDYPVSDKYTKMWQAMQEAQLPSTLDEAVERVRNSTSATGFAFLGDATDIRYLVMTNCDLQTVGEEFSRKPYAIAVQQGSHLKDQFNNAILTLLNKRQLEKLKEKWWKNDETQAKCPKAEDQSDGISIHNIGGVFIVIFVGIGMACITLVFEYWWYKYRKNPRIVDVIEANSTGKDGKGVEGVILGHTGKEYNKIGSNMLRPRFQQYPATFKPRF, from the exons tTTTCATTAACGATGCTGACAACGAACCGGCGGCCAAGGCGATCAGCGTAGTTTCAACATACCTTAAGAAGAATCCCAGCTATGGCATTTCAATTCAGATTGATCAGGTCGAAGCAAATAAAACCGATGCAAAAACACTTTTGGAGTCAA TTTGTTCTAAATATGCCGAAAGCATTGACCGTAAACAACCACCGCATATCGTATTTGATACCACAAGAACCGGAATATCTTCAGAGACAGTGAAATCGTTCACTCAAGCACTAGGTTTGCCCACAGTTAGTGCGTCATATGGGCAGGAAGGAGATTTGCGACAATGGCGCGATATGGACGAGAATAAGCAAAAGTATTTACTGCAGGTAATGCCCCCAGCCGATCTCATACCAGAAGTTGTTCGTAGTATTGTACGCAAAATGAATATAACAAATGCCGCCATTCTGTATGATGATACCTTCGTCATGGATCACAAGTACAAATCTTTATTACAAAATATCCAAACTCGTCATGTCATCACCGGCATTGCTAAAGAGGGCAAAAGTGAGCGCGAAGAGCAAATTGAAAAGTTGCGCAATTTGGatataaataacttttttatattgggaAATTTGCTGTCCATAAGATTAGTGTTGG AATCGGTAAAACCGGCGTATTTTGAACGAAACTTCGCTTGGCATGCTATCACCCAGAGTGAGGGTGAAGTGAGTAGTCAACGCGACAACGCCACCATCATGTTTTTGAAGCCAATGTCATACGCTCAGAATCGTGATCGCTTCGGACGTCTCAAGACCACATTCAATTTGAATGAAGAACCGCAGATAATGTCAGCATTTTACTTTGATTTGGCACTCCGAACAGTTTTGTCTATAAA GGAAATGTTACAAGCTGGCGCTTGGCCTAAAAATATGGAATACATTGGCTGTGATGAGTTTCAGGGCACGAATACACCAGAGCGGAATATCGATTTGAGAACAGCTTTTACAATG GTTCAAGAACCGACTTCCTATGGCACATTTGAATTGGTTACGCAACCGGGAAAACCCTTCAATGGCTATAGTTATATGAAGTTTGAAATGGATATTAATGTTCTGCTAATTCGTGGAGGCAATTCAGTTAATACCAAGTCTATTGGTACTTGGACGGCGGGTTTAGATTCACCGTTAGTTGTTAAAGatgaagaaataatgaaaaatctAACAGCCGACACCGTCTATCGAATCTTTACCGTAGTC CAAGCTCCTTTTATTATAAAAGACGAAAATGCACCAAAAGGTTACAAAGGCTATTGTATAGATTTAATCAACGAGATAGCCCAAATTGTGCATTTCGATTACACCATACAAGAAGTCGAAGACGGGAAATTCGGCAACATGGATGAGaaaggcgaatggaatggaattgTTAAAAAACTAATGGACAAACAGGCCGACATCGGTTTGGGTTCGATGCATGTAATGGCAGAACGTGAAATAGTTATTGACTTTACGGTACCCTACTACGATCTGGTGGGCATTACGATCATGATGCAACGTCCACAAGTGGCCAGCTCGTTATTCAAGTTTTTAACTGTGCTCGAGACGAACGTTTGGCTGTGCATATTGGCTGCTTACTTCTTTACCAGTTTCTTGATGTGGGTATTCGATCGCTGGAGTCCCTACAGCTATCAGAACAATCGTGAAAAATATAAGGATGACGACGAGAAGCGAGAGTTCAATCTAAAGGAATGCCTTTGGTTTTGCATGACTTCATTGACACCCCAAGGCGGCGGTGAAGCACCGAAAAATCTTTCTGGACGCTTGGTAGCTGCGACTTGGTGGCTTTTTGG TTTCATTATCATTGCGTCATACACGGCTAATTTGGCTGCATTTTTAACTGTATCCCGTCTCGATACACCGGTAGAGTCCCTCGATGATCTTTCAAAGCAATATAAGATTTTATATGCCCCCCTGAATGGTTCTTCAGCAATGACATATTTTCAACGCATGGCGGACATTGAACAACGTTTTTATGAAATATGGAAAGACTTGTCTCTAAATGATTCGCTTTCGCCATTGGAACGCTCAAAGCTTGCTGTTTGGGATTACCCGGTAAGTGACAAATACACGAAAATGTGGCAAGCCATGCAAGAGGCGCAACTACCATCAACTCTCGACGAGGCTGTGGAACGCGTACGCAACTCCACTTCGGCCACGGGTTTTGCTTTTTTGGGTGATGCAACAGATATTCGATATCTCGTTATGACCAACTGTGATCTACAAACTGTCGGTGAGGAATTTTCACGCAAACCCTATGCGATTGCTGTACAACAAGGTTCACATCTTAAAGATCAATTCAATAATGC AATTTTAACTCTGCTTAATAAGCGGCAATTGGAAAAACTAAAGGAAAAATGGTGGAAAAACGATGAAACTCAGGCCAAATGTCCGAAAGCAGAAGATCAATCGGATGGTATATCTATACATAATATTGgtggtgtttttattgttatatttgttGGTATCGGAATGGCTTGCATTACATTGGTCTTTGAATATTGGTGGTATAAATATCGCAAGAATCCACGCATTGTTGATGTAATCGAAGCCAATTCCACTGGGAAGGATGGTAAAGGAGTCGAAGGTGTTATACTCGGTCATACTGGCAAAGAATATAACAAAATCGGAAGTAATATGCTACGGCCCCGATTCCAGCAGTATCCTGCTACATTTAAACCACgcttttga